In a single window of the Flavivirga spongiicola genome:
- a CDS encoding alpha-L-fucosidase — MKNYKKALVLLLLVSSQIFSQENKLTKEERLEWFKDAKLGVFIHWGIYAVNGIDESWSFFNNYISYPDYMKQLNGFTAKKYDPEYWSKLIKESGAKYTIITTKHHDGVALWNTKYGNLNVVDKTKAKRDLITPFVNAVRKENLKIGLYYSLLDWSHPDYPNFLRHEKRYTGDAKRWKAFTKFNFGQIEELTAFNPDLYWFDGDWEQSADMWKAKEIRELLLERTPTTIINSRLQGYGDYATPEQGVPITKPDNNYWELCMTMNNSWGYQPNDTNYKTTNQLIRILVDCISMGGNLLLDIGPKADGTIPKEQIDILKGIGRWTSKHKDAIYGTRAGIPHGHFNGYTALSKDKKILYLYVDNKPNGPLLIKGLKNKINRIWVVGNGTKLSHKVVGKQYWSAVPGLLYIDVPEKVQDKDVTVIAVLLDGEVDLYREKGQVIESN, encoded by the coding sequence ATGAAAAATTATAAGAAAGCTTTAGTGCTACTATTATTAGTTAGTAGTCAAATATTTAGTCAGGAAAATAAGCTCACTAAAGAAGAACGACTAGAATGGTTTAAGGATGCTAAGTTAGGTGTCTTTATACATTGGGGTATTTATGCGGTTAATGGTATAGATGAATCCTGGTCGTTTTTTAACAATTATATTTCATATCCTGATTATATGAAACAACTAAACGGTTTTACCGCTAAAAAATATGACCCGGAATATTGGAGTAAACTAATAAAAGAAAGCGGTGCGAAATATACGATTATAACAACAAAACATCATGATGGTGTTGCACTTTGGAATACCAAATATGGCAATTTGAATGTGGTAGATAAGACTAAAGCGAAGCGAGATTTAATTACCCCGTTTGTAAATGCAGTACGTAAAGAAAATTTAAAAATTGGATTATATTATTCTTTATTAGATTGGTCTCACCCAGATTATCCTAACTTTTTGCGACACGAAAAGCGCTATACCGGAGACGCTAAAAGATGGAAGGCTTTTACAAAATTCAATTTTGGACAAATAGAAGAACTAACAGCGTTTAATCCAGATTTATATTGGTTTGATGGTGATTGGGAACAATCAGCAGACATGTGGAAGGCTAAAGAAATTCGTGAATTGTTATTAGAAAGAACGCCTACAACTATTATAAACTCTCGTCTGCAAGGTTATGGCGATTATGCAACTCCAGAACAAGGTGTGCCCATTACGAAACCAGATAATAATTATTGGGAGTTATGTATGACCATGAATAACTCGTGGGGCTATCAGCCAAACGACACAAATTATAAAACAACGAATCAGCTTATTCGCATTTTAGTAGATTGTATTAGTATGGGCGGCAATTTATTATTAGATATCGGTCCAAAAGCTGATGGCACTATTCCGAAAGAACAAATAGATATTTTAAAAGGTATTGGCAGATGGACAAGTAAGCATAAAGATGCTATTTATGGTACTAGAGCAGGCATTCCTCACGGGCATTTTAACGGATATACAGCTTTATCAAAAGATAAAAAGATATTGTATTTGTATGTAGATAACAAGCCTAATGGACCATTATTAATTAAAGGGCTAAAAAATAAGATTAATAGGATTTGGGTTGTTGGTAACGGCACAAAACTATCTCATAAAGTTGTTGGAAAACAGTATTGGAGTGCTGTGCCAGGTTTGCTATATATAGATGTTCCTGAAAAAGTTCAAGATAAGGATGTGACTGTAATTGCCGTATTATTAGATGGAGAAGTAGATTTATACAGAGAAAAGGGACAAGTTATTGAAAGTAATTAG